In Dromaius novaehollandiae isolate bDroNov1 chromosome 3, bDroNov1.hap1, whole genome shotgun sequence, the following are encoded in one genomic region:
- the OGFRL1 gene encoding opioid growth factor receptor-like protein 1 isoform X1 — MGGLVSGASVKEPTTVEDCDSTWETDSEPEAAEPGGEPRRPDGVCGGGGEEPAEPPQPAAGCRPEEPPAPQQQQQDEGERAEADAPGPEQSGDATELTAKPKRSFYAARDLYKYRHQYPQNFKDLRYQNDLCNLRFYKNKIPFKPDGVYIEEVLNKWKGDYEKLEHNHTYIQWLFPLREQGLNFYAKELTTYEIEEFKKTKEAIRRFVLAYKLMLEFFGIKLIDKTGNVARAANWQERFQHLNESQHNYLRITRILKSLGELGYESFKSPLVKFILHEALVEDTIPNIKQSALEYFVYTIRDRRERRKLLRFAQQHYTPSEHFIWGPPRKQKSEGSKTSKKPSSPVSVHNSSISKHKKLKDPKNTSTSGSSTSKTTDERKVELTKNGEGNEQDEEEMNCDAVRQNNSEKNSDTDTSQHSKSEEIHDTSDKKEDASYSEKDDENLNNDCGNHPGTIDKDLCDSENCLNNMSADPQDNLDKDTLSGEANTKNKDEIKS, encoded by the exons ATGGGCGGCCTGGTGAGCGGCGCCAGCGTCAAGGAGCCCACCACGGTGGAGGACTGCGACTCCACCTGGGAGACCGACTCCGAGCCCGAGGCGGCCGAGCCCGGCGGCGAACCGCGGCGGCCGGACGGCGTGTGCGGCGGGGGCGGGGAAGAGCCGGCCgagccgccgcagcccgccgcgggctgccggcccGAGGAGCCCCCCgctccgcagcagcagcagcaggacgaGGGGGAGCGGGCCgaggcggacgcccccggccccgAGCAG aGTGGCGATGCTACTGAACTCACAGCCAAGCCAAAGAGAAGTTTCTATGCAGCAAGAGACTTATACAAGTACCGACACCAGTATCCA CAGAACTTTAAAGATCTTCGATATCAAAATGACTTGTGTAATCTCcgcttttacaaaaacaaaatccccttTAAACCTGATG gGGTTTATATTGAAGAAGTCCTAAATAAATGGAAAGGAGACTATGAAAAACTGGAACATAATCACACTTACATACAGTG GCTTTTCCCGCTGAGGGAACAAGGTCTGAACTTCTATGCTAAAGAACTAACTACATATGAAATTGAG gaattcaagaaaacaaaagaagcaatTAGAAGATTCGTTTTGGCTTACAAATTGATGTTGGAGTTTTTTGGGATAAAGCTAATTGATAAAACTGGAAATGTAGCACGAGCTGCTAACTGGCAGGAAAGATTCCAGCATTTGAATGA GTCTCAACACAACTACTTGAGGATCACTCGAATTCTGAAAAGTCTTGGTGAACTTGGATATGAGAGTTTCAAATCTCCCCTGGTAAAATTTATTCTTCATGAAGCTCTTGTAGAAGATACCATTCCGAATATTAAGCAGAGTGCTCTAGAATATTTTGTGTATACTATTAGAGAccgaagagaaaggagaaagctcCTGAGATTTGCTCAACAACATTATACACCTTCAGAGCATTTTATCTGGGGACCaccaagaaaacagaagtcagaaggAAGCAAAACAAGTAAAAAGCCATCATCTCCAGTTTCTGTTCACAATAGTTCTATTTCTAAGCATAAGAAACTGAAAGATCCTAAAAATACATCCACAAGTGGAAGCTCAACTAGTAAAACAACTGACGAAAGAAAAGTAGAACTCACAAAAAATGGGGAAGGAAATGAACAGGATGAAGAAGAAATGAATTGTGATGCTGTTAGGCAGAACAACAGTGAAAAGAACAGTGATACTGATACCAGTCAGCATTCAAAATCAGAAGAAATTCATGATACTTCAGACAAAAAGGAGGACGCTTCTTATTctgaaaaagatgatgaaaatctGAACAATGACTGTGGAAATCATCCAGGTACTATAGATAAAGATTTATGTGACAGTGAGAATTGTTTGAATAATATGTCAGCAGATCCACAGGACAACCTTGATAAGGATACGCTTTCAGGGGAGGCCAACACAAAAAACAAAGATGAGATAAAATCATGA
- the OGFRL1 gene encoding opioid growth factor receptor-like protein 1 isoform X2 gives MGGLVSGASVKEPTTVEDCDSTWETDSEPEAAEPGGEPRRPDGVCGGGGEEPAEPPQPAAGCRPEEPPAPQQQQQDEGERAEADAPGPEQSGDATELTAKPKRSFYAARDLYKYRHQYPNFKDLRYQNDLCNLRFYKNKIPFKPDGVYIEEVLNKWKGDYEKLEHNHTYIQWLFPLREQGLNFYAKELTTYEIEEFKKTKEAIRRFVLAYKLMLEFFGIKLIDKTGNVARAANWQERFQHLNESQHNYLRITRILKSLGELGYESFKSPLVKFILHEALVEDTIPNIKQSALEYFVYTIRDRRERRKLLRFAQQHYTPSEHFIWGPPRKQKSEGSKTSKKPSSPVSVHNSSISKHKKLKDPKNTSTSGSSTSKTTDERKVELTKNGEGNEQDEEEMNCDAVRQNNSEKNSDTDTSQHSKSEEIHDTSDKKEDASYSEKDDENLNNDCGNHPGTIDKDLCDSENCLNNMSADPQDNLDKDTLSGEANTKNKDEIKS, from the exons ATGGGCGGCCTGGTGAGCGGCGCCAGCGTCAAGGAGCCCACCACGGTGGAGGACTGCGACTCCACCTGGGAGACCGACTCCGAGCCCGAGGCGGCCGAGCCCGGCGGCGAACCGCGGCGGCCGGACGGCGTGTGCGGCGGGGGCGGGGAAGAGCCGGCCgagccgccgcagcccgccgcgggctgccggcccGAGGAGCCCCCCgctccgcagcagcagcagcaggacgaGGGGGAGCGGGCCgaggcggacgcccccggccccgAGCAG aGTGGCGATGCTACTGAACTCACAGCCAAGCCAAAGAGAAGTTTCTATGCAGCAAGAGACTTATACAAGTACCGACACCAGTATCCA AACTTTAAAGATCTTCGATATCAAAATGACTTGTGTAATCTCcgcttttacaaaaacaaaatccccttTAAACCTGATG gGGTTTATATTGAAGAAGTCCTAAATAAATGGAAAGGAGACTATGAAAAACTGGAACATAATCACACTTACATACAGTG GCTTTTCCCGCTGAGGGAACAAGGTCTGAACTTCTATGCTAAAGAACTAACTACATATGAAATTGAG gaattcaagaaaacaaaagaagcaatTAGAAGATTCGTTTTGGCTTACAAATTGATGTTGGAGTTTTTTGGGATAAAGCTAATTGATAAAACTGGAAATGTAGCACGAGCTGCTAACTGGCAGGAAAGATTCCAGCATTTGAATGA GTCTCAACACAACTACTTGAGGATCACTCGAATTCTGAAAAGTCTTGGTGAACTTGGATATGAGAGTTTCAAATCTCCCCTGGTAAAATTTATTCTTCATGAAGCTCTTGTAGAAGATACCATTCCGAATATTAAGCAGAGTGCTCTAGAATATTTTGTGTATACTATTAGAGAccgaagagaaaggagaaagctcCTGAGATTTGCTCAACAACATTATACACCTTCAGAGCATTTTATCTGGGGACCaccaagaaaacagaagtcagaaggAAGCAAAACAAGTAAAAAGCCATCATCTCCAGTTTCTGTTCACAATAGTTCTATTTCTAAGCATAAGAAACTGAAAGATCCTAAAAATACATCCACAAGTGGAAGCTCAACTAGTAAAACAACTGACGAAAGAAAAGTAGAACTCACAAAAAATGGGGAAGGAAATGAACAGGATGAAGAAGAAATGAATTGTGATGCTGTTAGGCAGAACAACAGTGAAAAGAACAGTGATACTGATACCAGTCAGCATTCAAAATCAGAAGAAATTCATGATACTTCAGACAAAAAGGAGGACGCTTCTTATTctgaaaaagatgatgaaaatctGAACAATGACTGTGGAAATCATCCAGGTACTATAGATAAAGATTTATGTGACAGTGAGAATTGTTTGAATAATATGTCAGCAGATCCACAGGACAACCTTGATAAGGATACGCTTTCAGGGGAGGCCAACACAAAAAACAAAGATGAGATAAAATCATGA